CACATTTAAATGAATTAATATGTTGTGGAGTGATCGGGGAGTTACCCCAGCAGCCTCACGGAGAGGGAGGGAACTACAGAGTGTATTATAGCAAAAAGTGTTACTATAGCGAGGTTAGGGAACTACAGTACGCTATTTTGGTGAAAAGCGATATTTTTGTGAGGGTGAGGGAACTACAGTGCGCTAAATTGCTTTTTCAAGGGAAATTTGCCTCTTTTCGTGGAAATAAGACCCTGTAGTTCCGCTATCGCGGCAGAATCTCTACTATTTGTCGAAATAGCGTCCCATAGTTCCCTCAATAGGTTTTTTCGCTAATTAAAGGGGCGGCAAGCCGTTTTGCTTAGCACGCCAGAATGACGAGAAAATGGCTGCTTTGGAGATTTAATGAATTGAGTTGGCGCTAGCGAACAGATTTTAGGTGGAAAGATGGTTGTTTGCTAGAAATAGCACATCTGGAATTCATTGGATTTTAAGAATGAGCGATTTAGGCTGAATAAAGGTTATTGAGTTCGGTGGCCTCTCAGGTTACCGACCGTGTGGAGGGATTGGATACTATTCCAGGGATCCAGCGAAAAGCACGTCTTCAAGCCATAAACGTCGGCAGCCGCGAAATGTTCGAATCGATGATTAAGTCGATTGTGGAGAATCAACTCAGACCTGCGATTGATCGCGTATCTTTCGATGAATCGCTAGAAGCTCTGCATTACTAGGCTAAGGGTTCTTATTTCGGGAAGATTTGCATCAAGTTTCGAGGGACGAAAGCAGGATTCTTGCACGATTGTGCTGTGATTGCAAGAAAAGTCAGCATTATTAAGTATTCACAAAAAGAGTTGTTTCCTATATACTCCTTATATCGATAATGATTATCAGTATCATCTAAGGGGAGATAGAAATGAAACGATCAAGAAAATGGGTGGGTCTAGCTGTCGTTTGTATGTTAACAACGGTTATTCTTGCTGGCTGTGGAGCCGGAAACGATACCAAACAAGGGGGAACTGCTACTGCTTCAGCACAGCCAACTGCACATGCGACTGCAGCTGTTGCACCGAAAGAACGTATACTGAAGGATGCAATGGGGCATGAAGTGAAAATCCCAGCGCAGCCGAAAAATGTTATTGCACCATTCTTGGAAGATTCATTAACAGCGATTGGCGTGAAACCGGCAGCCCAATGGTCGGCAGCGGGTGAACCACAGCAATATTTGCAAAATGTTTTGAAAGGCGTACCCATTTTGGATATGACAGGTGGATTGAAACCGGAGCAAGCTTTGAGCCACAATCCAGATTTAATTATACTCGTTTCTCCCAACTATATGAAAAACGGGACCTACGAGGAGTTTTCCAAAGTGGCTCCTACTTATGTGCTATCCAATGATGAGAATGATTGGCGCGGTAATTTGACGAAGCTTGGCGAAGTGCTAGGCAAAACAAGCGAAGCGGAACAAGCGCTTAAGAAATACGATCAACAAATAAGTGAATCGAAGGATAAAATCCGCGCAGCTGTAGGTGATAAATCAGCCGTACTCTTCCAATCAGCCAATGAAAAAGGCTTCAAGTTGTTCGGGGCTAATTTCTACAGCGGGAAATTGCTGTATCAAGGTATTGGCTTCAAGCAGCCGAAATTGCTCAAAGGGGATTATGAGACGTATTCCTTGGAAACGTTGGCTCAACTGGACGATGTGGATTATATCTTCGTGCTGTCTGGTAAAGGACGAGCGAAACCACCTGTGGACAACCCGCTATGGCAGCAACTGCCTGCGGTAAAACAAGGGCATGTGTATGAGGTGGATTCCGGTCACTGGTTCAATCAAAACGCGATTGCGAACAAATTGGTTATCGATGATGTTCTCAAAGCGCTTGTGAAATAATTCGGACTATGACACAGGAACAATCCATCACCTATGCAGACTATGAGGATCAATTTTCCAAACTATGGTTCAAATTAATTTCCGTTGATCGCTTGACAGACAAGCAAATGAAATGGCCGGTGGAACGGGATTTCATAGAATCCGATTCCCTCATGTTTATCGTATCCGAAACAAGTGAAGGGCGTCTCGTGGTCAATGGCCATTATTTCCAGCTGCGTCCCGGTGCTGTCTTCATTGGCAGACCGGGTCAGTTGATTGAAGCGGGGCTGCATGCCGAAGAGCAAGGGCTCATTATCATGCGGTTTAGGGCCATTGAGATGGCGCAAACGTCACACGAGCAGTCAACGAAACTGCTGCACATAAATCCTTTTCCGGGGGAAGGCGAAGCTACTCTTTTAAATGCTTCTGTCGTTCTCCCTTTGTGTCGATTGATTTGGATGAATTGGCGTAATGGCAGCTTGGCAGATCGATTTAGCAGTGAAGCTGGGTTCTATGAATTCATGGGACTTGTGCTGAAAAATGAGGAACACAAAACAGCGATGGCGCTTGAATATGCCAAGTGGGTGCTGGAACGTGACTTCGCAGAAGAGATCACAATCGAACAATTGACGGCGACCGCTGGGCTCAGCCGCTTTCATTTCATGCGTCTATTTAAAGAGAAATTCGGTAAAGGTGTCATTGAATATGTGACTGAACTGCGGCTGAATGAAGCGAAGCAGTTGATGAGAGATCAGCCGGACCTTTCGCTCAGGGAAATAGCATTTCGCGTCGGGTATAAGAATGAAACGTACTTCAGCAATTTGTTCAAGAAGCATATGGGCGTCGCGCCAGCCGTTTATTTGAAAAACAGGACATTGAAAATTGCTGCTTACAGTTGGGTCAATTTCGGTCAGCTGCTGGCTTTGCAAATCATACCTTATGCGGCTCCTATGGATCATTATTGGACCGATTACTATCGGAGTAAATATTCGTTTGACGTTACCGTGCCGCTAAGTCATCACTACGAGTTCAATCGCGAAGCGCTGCAGCAGTCAAAGCCTGACCTCATTCTGGGGATTGATGATTGGATCAAAGTGGATGAGCAGGAGAGATTGGAACTAATAACGCCTGTGCTTTTCTTGTCCTGGGATCAAACCTGGCGCAAGCATCTGCTGCAAATCGCAGACCTGGTGAACAGAACGAAGGATGCTGCAAAATGGCTGAAACAATATGATGAAAAAGCGGCAAGCTTGAGGGAATCCCTGAAGTTAACTATCCAAGATGATAAAGTACTGCTGGTCGTGGTCTACTATGAGCGTTTGATCCTTTGGGGACGCCGCGCGGGGACTGTCTTGTATGATGATCTCCAACTTGCCTATGGGCATCAGTTAGATCAGATAGAATGGACCAAGGACATTGAAGCTTGCGAATTGGCAGACTACGCAGCAGACCGTCTCATTGTGAATGTGCCAAGGGATGCTATCTCTCAGTCCACCTGGCAGCGTATTTCCAAATTGGCAGCTTGGAGCGGATTACAAGCAGTGAAGAATAATCAAGTGTATCTCACTTCAGGATTTACGGGTCTAGAATCACCTTGGAACGAGCATACGGCTTTCAATCATGAGCGTTTTTTGCAGCAGATAGCTGCTGTTTGTCAAACGCCAAAAAAGAGTATGTCCGAAAAGTGACTATTGCTGATATCGGACAGACTCCATTCGTTGGGTAAAATGTAAAAGGGGTTAAGCGGCTTGTTCTGCTTAGCTCCTTTATTTTTGGCGTATACTGGAAGGAATAGTTGCAGTTATTGTCGAAATACAAACGATTATGCAAACTAAACGAAAAGTATTACTAAACACCGGTATTTTCCTGTTCTTGCTGATCGCAGTTCGAATCGTCTGGATTTTTGTGTTTATGCCACCACAACAGCCTGTTGCAATCCGAGGTCAACTGGATTTGCGGGGGATGGACTTGACGCAGACACGTGCACTTAAATTGGATGGAGAATGGGAGTTCTATCCGAATGCATTGATCAAAGAGGCTAATCGGGATACTGACACATCTGGCATAGAGTATGCGTTCATTCAGGTACCCGGAGACTGGAAGAAATCACTGTCCGTGGAAGGTCGTTCATCTCATGGATTTGGAACGTATCATCTTCGCGTCCTCGTGGATCCTCGGGAAGGTCAATCATATGGCATGCGATTGTTTAATATTCCATCAGCTTCTGCTTTGTATGTAAACGGGAAACTACTGGCACAATCAGGGCAGCCTGGACAAAACGATAATGACTATATTGCTCGAAATGTACCTTACTCTGCTGCTTTTATGGAAGATGGAGCCCAAATCGATATCGTCATTCAAGTTTCGAACTATGAAACTGCACTTGTTGGCGGTATCCATTCTTCAATTACTTTCGGCACCCAGCAGGCTGTAAATTATGAGACACGGTTGGCTATCATCTTGCAGTTGATGGTTTGTACAACCTTTTTGCTCCATGCCGTGTATGCTTTCATTTTGTATTTTATGGGAGTGCGTCAACGGGTATTGTTGTTTTTCGCTGGAGCTATTATTTTCTCAACTCTATGGGTATTAGTATCTGACGATTTGTTGTTGATGGTCTGGCTGCCGCTTCATTATGATTGGATTGTGAAAATTCAATTATTAATTTTTTTGGGCGCTGCTGTTTTTATGCTTGAATTTACGAAAAGGCTGTTAACGGAATACTTGCATGTAAGCCTATTTCGCTGGTATTCCATCGTTGGCGTCTTAGTTGCTGTCTATATTCTTCTAGCCCCGGTTCAATATGTCCAACCAGCATTTGGTGAAATCATAGGCTTTGTGTTACTTTCCTTTTTTATTGTCCCCATCATTACACTGCGTACGGCGATGAAGAGCAATACCGATGCGGTTGCTTTAGTACTCGGTGCGGCGGCGCTCGCGAACAATATTATATGGGGAATCGTCAAAGATGCGGGATGGGTGGAAATTTTTTATTATCCTGTTGATTTGGTTGTGTCCTTTTTGGCATTCGTGTCTTACTGGTTTAAAAGGTATATACATACGTATGCCCAAACGGATAAATTGTCCAAAGAGCTGCAAAGAGCCGATAAACAGAAAGATGATTTCTTGGCGAACACTTCGCATGAATTGCGCAATCCGCTTCACGGTATGCTGAATATGACGCAGATTGTTCTAGACAGTGATAAACATTCTCTAAGTGAGAACAATGTCAAAAATCTGGAATTGATTCTTACTGTAGGTCGGCGTATGTCGTTTATGCTGAATGATCTGATCGATTTAACGCTTCTCAAAGAAGACAATGTGCGGTTGCATGTGAAAAGTCTACAGGTGCAAACGGTTGTTTCAGGTGTAATTGACATGCTTCGTTATATGTTGGAAGGCAAACCGATTCGATTGAACAATACCCTGGCTGACAACTTTCCGCCTGTTATGGCTGATGAGGACCGGCTTATCCAAATTTTGTTTAATCTCCTGCATAATGCGATCAAATTTACGAATGATGGCGACATAACCATATCTGGATATGTCCAGGATATGAGGGTTTACATCAGCATGGAGGATACAGGCATTGGGATGGACGAGGAGACGAGACAGCGGATATTTGAGCCTTACGAGCAGGGTGATTCCAGTCTAACGGCTTCTCCAGGTGGTGGCATTGGACTCGGGCTGAGTATTTGTAGACAACTGGTTGAATTGCATAATGGAACTCTTGAAGCCGTTTCATTCCTTGGTCAAGGCTCAAAGTTTACATTCACGCTGCCGCTTGCTAGCCTGTCTGTTCAGACGAAGGCGGAATTTAAATCGCCGGTTTATGCTGAAACTGCCGCCGCAAGCGCAGCAGTTAGTCCGGTGTTTGAATCTGTGGCAACGGTTCGTAAAGAGAAACCAGCCTTATTGGTCGTAGACGATGACACGCTAAATTTAAAAATACTAGGACATATCCTCGATTCTGAATCATTCGAAATAGCTGCAGTAACTAGCGGCAAGGATGCCTTGGCGCAATTGGAAACTAGAAATTGGGATTTAGTGATTACGGATATCATGATGCCTCATATGTCAGGTTATGAATTAACGCGAATAATTCGGGAACGTTTTTCGATGTCAGAGCTGCCGATTCTGCTGCTTACAGCTCGTAACAGACCGGAAGATATTGCTGCTGGCTTCCAGTCAGGGGCAAATGATTACGTGACGAAACCAGCGGACGCAACGGAACTGAAGACGCGAGTGAATGCGCTCATTAATTTGAATCGTTCTGTTAACGCAAGGCTGCTCATGGAAGCTGCCTGGCTGCAAGCACAGATTAAGCCGCATTTCTTGTTTAATTCGTTGAATTCCATTGCTGCACTTAGTGAGATCGATCTGTCCAAAATGCACCTTCTTCTGAACGAATTCAGTAATTATTTGAGGTCGAGCTTTGATTTTAAAAATTCTGATCGGCTCGTTCTAATTGATCGTGAGCTTGAATTCGTTCGCTCTTATTTATACATTGAAAAGCAGCGATTCGAACACAGACTAGAGGTTATTTGGGAAATCGATGCGGATCTAAATCTTAAAATCCCGCCTTTGTCGATCCAACCCTTGGTGGAAAATGCCGTCAGGCATGGCATCATGAGCCGATCCAAAGGCGGCAAGATCACTATCGGGATTAAAAACCAACAAGATCGTGCAGAGATTACTGTTGCTGATAACGGGAGTGGCATGGATGAAGAAACGGTGCAACGCATCTTCGAACGACAGCTGGATGGCAGACAGGGCATTGGGCTTCTTAATGTCGATCGACGCTTGAAACAAATGTATGGGCAAGGGCTGCGAATTCAAAGTCAACCTGGTCTGGGAACTGTCGTTTCCTTTCTTGTCCTGAAGTAACTTTCCCCTCAATGTTAAACTATGACTCATGGAGTGCTAATTATGGAGCCTTCTATCACCATGTTAATATCGCTTGTCGCAACATCAGGTGTGTTTACTTCATTCCTGTGTTTATATGCCCTAATCAAGCGTTCAGAAATTCCAGGGGCATTAACCTTCGTCTTATACACAGCAACGCAAGCAATCTATATTTTCGCTGTTTCGTTCGAAATGGCAAGCGCGACGATTGAACAAATCAAAGGATGGACGATTGTTGAATATATCGGTATTTCTGCCGCACCGGCATTGGGGTTAATTCTGGTTCTGCAGTATATTGGCAAAAAGCTTACACGCACCATGGTAGCTGCATTTTTTATTATTCCTGTCATCACATTCGTGATGGTGGCAACGAACGATTATCATCATTTGTTCTATAAAACAATTTTCTTTCGCAATGATACAACGATGCCTATGACAGATATTGAAATTGGGCAATGGTACATTGTTCATGGGGCCTATACGTTCGGATGCATGCTTGCTGCCGTGGTCCTCCTCATCCGTAAATGGGCGAAGACGAAGAAAGCACATCGATTGCAGTTGGTCATTCTGATCATCGGACAATTTCTGCCGATGGTTTCGGCATTTGTTTATTTAATGGGCTTGACACCCTACAGCATTGATCCTGTTCCGCTTGTTTTATGCGTAACCTCTGCCGTGTATATTTGGGCAATGGTGTCCACACGGGTCATGACGATTGTCCCCATCGCCAAAGAAAGCATCTTCGAAAGTATGCAAGAAGGCGTAATCGTAATGGATTATGCCAATCGTTTGATTGATTTTAATGGCGCTATCCATAAAATGGTGCCTAATTTAACGCTGGATTTAATTGGATTAA
Above is a genomic segment from Paenibacillus sp. HWE-109 containing:
- a CDS encoding ABC transporter substrate-binding protein: MKRSRKWVGLAVVCMLTTVILAGCGAGNDTKQGGTATASAQPTAHATAAVAPKERILKDAMGHEVKIPAQPKNVIAPFLEDSLTAIGVKPAAQWSAAGEPQQYLQNVLKGVPILDMTGGLKPEQALSHNPDLIILVSPNYMKNGTYEEFSKVAPTYVLSNDENDWRGNLTKLGEVLGKTSEAEQALKKYDQQISESKDKIRAAVGDKSAVLFQSANEKGFKLFGANFYSGKLLYQGIGFKQPKLLKGDYETYSLETLAQLDDVDYIFVLSGKGRAKPPVDNPLWQQLPAVKQGHVYEVDSGHWFNQNAIANKLVIDDVLKALVK
- a CDS encoding AraC family transcriptional regulator; translated protein: MTQEQSITYADYEDQFSKLWFKLISVDRLTDKQMKWPVERDFIESDSLMFIVSETSEGRLVVNGHYFQLRPGAVFIGRPGQLIEAGLHAEEQGLIIMRFRAIEMAQTSHEQSTKLLHINPFPGEGEATLLNASVVLPLCRLIWMNWRNGSLADRFSSEAGFYEFMGLVLKNEEHKTAMALEYAKWVLERDFAEEITIEQLTATAGLSRFHFMRLFKEKFGKGVIEYVTELRLNEAKQLMRDQPDLSLREIAFRVGYKNETYFSNLFKKHMGVAPAVYLKNRTLKIAAYSWVNFGQLLALQIIPYAAPMDHYWTDYYRSKYSFDVTVPLSHHYEFNREALQQSKPDLILGIDDWIKVDEQERLELITPVLFLSWDQTWRKHLLQIADLVNRTKDAAKWLKQYDEKAASLRESLKLTIQDDKVLLVVVYYERLILWGRRAGTVLYDDLQLAYGHQLDQIEWTKDIEACELADYAADRLIVNVPRDAISQSTWQRISKLAAWSGLQAVKNNQVYLTSGFTGLESPWNEHTAFNHERFLQQIAAVCQTPKKSMSEK
- a CDS encoding histidine kinase N-terminal 7TM domain-containing diguanylate cyclase, with the protein product MEPSITMLISLVATSGVFTSFLCLYALIKRSEIPGALTFVLYTATQAIYIFAVSFEMASATIEQIKGWTIVEYIGISAAPALGLILVLQYIGKKLTRTMVAAFFIIPVITFVMVATNDYHHLFYKTIFFRNDTTMPMTDIEIGQWYIVHGAYTFGCMLAAVVLLIRKWAKTKKAHRLQLVILIIGQFLPMVSAFVYLMGLTPYSIDPVPLVLCVTSAVYIWAMVSTRVMTIVPIAKESIFESMQEGVIVMDYANRLIDFNGAIHKMVPNLTLDLIGLTLDEAWIRLTGTDFPAVVLLDGTKQGEIVWRAAGGLPCYYQVRSSIVRGRSGESLGSLLMFIDVTEQRLLQDQLKQLAYYDGLTKLLNRTEFIHRSKLLLDEAAQTKIPVAIVLFDIDHFKNINDTYGHETGDRAIQHVVRLAREALDPDVLFGRYGGEEFVFIMASYSLNETAELAERIRSLLANTPLSSTFGSIVITASFGLAARGDSGDTLEALLRDADMALYQAKRAGRNQVRSFHNE
- a CDS encoding hybrid sensor histidine kinase/response regulator, which gives rise to MPPQQPVAIRGQLDLRGMDLTQTRALKLDGEWEFYPNALIKEANRDTDTSGIEYAFIQVPGDWKKSLSVEGRSSHGFGTYHLRVLVDPREGQSYGMRLFNIPSASALYVNGKLLAQSGQPGQNDNDYIARNVPYSAAFMEDGAQIDIVIQVSNYETALVGGIHSSITFGTQQAVNYETRLAIILQLMVCTTFLLHAVYAFILYFMGVRQRVLLFFAGAIIFSTLWVLVSDDLLLMVWLPLHYDWIVKIQLLIFLGAAVFMLEFTKRLLTEYLHVSLFRWYSIVGVLVAVYILLAPVQYVQPAFGEIIGFVLLSFFIVPIITLRTAMKSNTDAVALVLGAAALANNIIWGIVKDAGWVEIFYYPVDLVVSFLAFVSYWFKRYIHTYAQTDKLSKELQRADKQKDDFLANTSHELRNPLHGMLNMTQIVLDSDKHSLSENNVKNLELILTVGRRMSFMLNDLIDLTLLKEDNVRLHVKSLQVQTVVSGVIDMLRYMLEGKPIRLNNTLADNFPPVMADEDRLIQILFNLLHNAIKFTNDGDITISGYVQDMRVYISMEDTGIGMDEETRQRIFEPYEQGDSSLTASPGGGIGLGLSICRQLVELHNGTLEAVSFLGQGSKFTFTLPLASLSVQTKAEFKSPVYAETAAASAAVSPVFESVATVRKEKPALLVVDDDTLNLKILGHILDSESFEIAAVTSGKDALAQLETRNWDLVITDIMMPHMSGYELTRIIRERFSMSELPILLLTARNRPEDIAAGFQSGANDYVTKPADATELKTRVNALINLNRSVNARLLMEAAWLQAQIKPHFLFNSLNSIAALSEIDLSKMHLLLNEFSNYLRSSFDFKNSDRLVLIDRELEFVRSYLYIEKQRFEHRLEVIWEIDADLNLKIPPLSIQPLVENAVRHGIMSRSKGGKITIGIKNQQDRAEITVADNGSGMDEETVQRIFERQLDGRQGIGLLNVDRRLKQMYGQGLRIQSQPGLGTVVSFLVLK